From the Helicoverpa zea isolate HzStark_Cry1AcR chromosome 26, ilHelZeax1.1, whole genome shotgun sequence genome, one window contains:
- the LOC124643031 gene encoding uncharacterized protein LOC124643031, producing MKSTNIESCSDRLSPSSDLTSESETSLPPFPYDNQNGNFYQAELNEKQYFSCKQKSRNEQKSPKDVYLQESNKMTFENYLSPPRNKKYLNFELKLPPTNDNIFSQLETEDRMRSGYFNEVQDLKSCVQNENHPSLSDMKLNQQIFDSVNVNSERDRVPQTYFAENENSNLRRCLNFNSEQVQCVCEALQQKGDIEKLEAFLWSLPPSELLRGHETLLRARALVAYHRGVYQELYAILEAHSFPPRHHTALQSLWFKAHYKEAEKVRGRALGAVDKYRLRKKYPLPKTIWDGEETVYCFKEKSRNALKDCYYRNRYPTPDEKRALAQKTGLTLTQVSNWFKNRRQRDRTPQQPNRPEMLVPAQYAGPQGGLAQALLPNAYYHQLQDPTHYHGCAP from the exons ATGAAATCCACAAATATAGAATCGTGTTCTGACCGCCTCAGTCCTTCGAGCGACTTGACAAGCGAGTCAGAAACCTCCTTACCACCGTTTCCCTACGACAATCAGAACGGAAACTTCTACCAAGCAGAGTTGAACGAAAAACAATACTTTTCTTGTAAACAGAAGTCCAGAAACGAGCAAAAAAGTCCAAAAGATGTTTACTTACAAGAAAGCAACAAAATGACGTTCGAAAACTATCTGTCACCTCCgaggaacaaaaaatatttgaatttcgaactcAAATTGCCGCCGACCAACGACAATATTTTTTCGCAATTGGAGACTGAGGATCGGATGCGTTCAGGCTACTTCAATGAGGTTCAAGATCTAAAGAGTTGCGTACAAAATGAGAATCATCCGAGTTTGTCGGATATGAAATTGAATCAGCAGATTTTTGATAGTGTTAATGTTAATAGCGAAAGGGATAGAGTGCCTCAGACTTATTTTGCGGAGAATGAGAACAGTAATTTGAGGAGATGTTTGAATTTTAATTCAGAACAAGTGCAGTGTGTTTGCGAAGCGTTGCAGCAGAAGGGTGATATAGAGAAGCTTGAAGCTTTTCTTTGGAGTTTGCCTCCTAGTGAACTGCTTAGAGGACATGAAACATTGTTGAG GGCCCGAGCACTAGTAGCGTACCATAGAGGAGTGTACCAGGAGTTGTACGCCATATTGGAAGCACACTCGTTCCCGCCAAGACACCACACCGCTCTACAGAGTCTATGGTTCAAAGCACATTATAAGGAGGCTGAAAAAGTTAGAGGAAGAGCGCTAG gcGCAGTGGATAAGTATAGGCTTAGGAAAAAATACCCGCTTCCCAAGACGATATGGGATGGCGAAGAGACAGTGTATTGCTTCAAGGAGAAGAGCAGGAATGCTCTGAAAGACTGCTATTACAGAAATAG GTACCCAACTCCTGATGAAAAACGGGCCTTAGCACAGAAGACAGGTCTGACCCTCACACAGGTGTCCAACTGGTTCAAGAATCGGAGGCAGAGGGACCGCACACCACAGCAACCTAATAGACC tGAGATGCTAGTACCAGCGCAATACGCGGGCCCGCAAGGAGGGCTAGCTCAGGCCTTACTCCCAAATGCCTATTATCATCAGCTGCAAGACCCCACACACTATCATGGCTGTGCACCTTAA
- the LOC124643079 gene encoding beclin-1-like protein codes for MSETKSFVNFSCQRCLQPLKLDESLNNLGEHTIADLTLQIRRNNEVDLDMQSTSLEHYVPPFRMSESGNGANGFMVISDGWETTSLGHQLHVKATLFDLLSNNSDVDHPLCDECTDTLLELMDNQLRQTEAEWKDYNDYLKKLEDDKEDLNLEGLEKELEDWKQEQSRLLQELSALQKEERAMKEEIEVQEREKERLEKEQDVYWREYTRYRKDLMTIEDQMKFYECQLAYTQSQLEKLKKTNVFKAAFHISDSGQFGIINNFRLGRLPSAPVDWSEINAAWGQTVLLLSSLARKICFNFQRYKLVPYGNHSYIEVLEDQKVLPLYGSGGFRLLWDTKFDAAMVAFLDCLQQFKEQVEKGNTGFCLPYRIDKGKIEDTASPPHAYSIKIQFNSEEHWTKALKYMLTNLKWALTWISSQFSEDKLENS; via the coding sequence ATGAGCGAAACGAAATCTTTCGTAAACTTCTCGTGTCAGCGATGTTTACAGCCTCTAAAGCTGGACGAGTCTCTCAACAACCTCGGTGAGCATACCATTGCCGATTTAACACTACAGATCCGCCGAAACAATGAGGTCGACTTGGATATGCAGTCTACGAGTTTGGAACACTACGTTCCACCGTTTCGTATGTCAGAGTCTGGGAACGGCGCAAATGGCTTCATGGTCATCTCGGACGGCTGGGAAACAACCTCCTTAGGCCACCAGTTACACGTCAAAGCCACTCTATTCGATTTACTGTCCAACAATTCTGATGTTGACCATCCTCTTTGCGATGAATGCACAGATACGCTATTAGAACTCATGGACAACCAGTTGAGGCAGACAGAGGCTGAATGGAAAGATTACAATgactatttaaaaaagttagAGGATGATAAAGaagatttgaatttggaagGCCTTGAAAAAGAGCTTGAAGATTGGAAACAGGAACAAAGCAGATTATTGCAGGAGTTATCAGCATTACAGAAAGAAGAAAGAGCTATGAAGGAAGAGATTGAGGTGCAGGAAAGAGAAAAAGAGAGATTGGAGAAGGAACAAGATGTATACTGGAGGGAATACACTAGATATCGGAAAGATTTGATGACAATTGAAGACCAAATGAAGTTTTACGAATGTCAACTAGCATACACTCAGTCACAATTAGAAAAATTGAAGAAAACTAATGTATTCAAGGCCGCTTTTCATATTTCAGATTCTGGCCAATTcggtattattaataatttcagaCTCGGTCGCTTGCCATCTGCACCAGTTGATTGGTCTGAAATAAACGCCGCTTGGGGCCAAACCGTCCTCCTACTATCTTCTTTAGCCAGAAAAATCTGTTTTAACTTTCAGCGGTATAAACTTGTGCCATATGGTAATCATTCGTACATTGAAGTATTAGAAGACCAGAAAGTGTTACCGTTGTATGGTTCCGGTGGTTTCCGTTTACTTTGGGACACAAAATTTGATGCAGCAATGGTAGCGTTCTTGGACTGTCTTCAGCAGTTCAAGGAGCAAGTTGAAAAGGGTAATACAGGTTTTTGTCTACCATACAGAATAGATAAAGGAAAGATAGAAGATACAGCCTCTCCTCCCCATGCTTATTCAATAAAGATTCAGTTTAATTCTGAAGAGCATTGGACCAAAGCTCTCAAGTATATGCTTACTAATCTAAAGTGGGCCTTAACCTGGATTTCCTCACAGTTTAGTGAAGATAAACTGGAAAATTCATGA